The sequence ataaacagtatttgctcattctatatataatagtaaggtatgtgctcacttctaacttcaattatatgattataaagcaacatttacgattattttctaaggtgtgtttataataatattcgtagattacccctcaaagatatggatgcaaacacagtgcaccgttagatacaagatttgttctcattcttttttttattgatgttctaataaaaatgtttaattgctcaatggggcactttttgtttcaaagtatcttctatttatcggttatattcaaaatgccctaactgtcaattttcatacaatttttacaattgtaagaagttcaagcggtccggtcaccaatgaccaccgtggcgtcacaggagaaaccgtggccggtcatatatgaccaacgtggcagtcaaagtgttaatattATGGTCTACATCAAATGAAACTTGAAATCCACCTAGTTTCTTCggtatataagtataaatataaagtaatttccttgttattcaATGTACTGTTATTCGATCGTattcgcggggagacgcgtttGCAGTATAGCGCGTCAACTACAGTCGTAATTTCTCGTTTTGATTCGATAATCGACGTCACGAATGAGCCGATCGTTGATTTcggtttcgattaagataatagAGGTGGTTTGAATGATATTCACAACGagataacaattaaaatattgcttaACACTAagttatcaattaaaatatcactATTTCTCTCCAACAATCTTTCAAGAATTTAATGTCTACGAATGTTATGTGTAATAGATGTAGAAGGTGTTTTTAGCGAAGCGTTATTTGGCGATGATGTTATCGGGAAGGAAAACTAGTGATGGGTGGTCGCCGCCCCCCACCAAAGGTTATTCGCCCGTGCAAGCGACCTTCGAGTATCTCTTATACCATATTTCACCGTAATGAGCAATAACTCTAAGGAGTGTCCCAATTTTCagtatgtattgtataaattaagggCCTCGACAGTAAGAAAAATCTCTAAATCTTACGTAATTAACGCTAAACCTACCGACACTCCGTGTACACCTACTCCTACCGTGTGCGGTCAAAATGATCGGTGATTAAAGAAGTAGTAGTTTTTATGACTTAACTTAGATAATGGTTAATCTATaactaaatgtatataaaatgatgaacttttcttaaatttcgtccaaatttacttttgtttaattccaattataggcttaaatagaattacacttttatttctatagagATGTGAGGTGAATAAGTCGTGATAGTTGTATTTGCTGGTGTGGATGTCGCTGCTAGGGTACTGctgcttttttcttctcatttcagATGCTGCGTAAGAAAAATGGGACTCCGGTGCCGGGATTTGAAACCCGAgtcccgaacgttcgtaacctaaggcgctaaccacttttcttttattttttttatcctggggaaatcctcatggacgcctGGCCGCCCTCTGGAGGGcggcgggtagtgtcggactcttaccgactaaaaccccacggtggtttTTACGACGCTTGTCAGGAGTAtcccggttcctttctttaGATTTGCTACCGCAacactccttcgtcgtcgtctccctttGTTGTTGTGGTAAGCATCCTGGTTGAGTTTGGCAGCAAGGTGTGGGGACCCCCCCCCCCTAGTGCCGCATTCCCTGGGCCGTCGTGCGAGTCTGAGGGGGGGCCCAGACCCCCCTCAGTCTGACGGCTCCTTCACCGCGCTCTTCTATGACGGCGGTAGTGGCGGTGCCGCGGTCTCGCGGTGTCGTATCGGTTCTCTTCGGCGAACCACTCTGACGGGGTcgcctctcttctctctgtttTTCTCCGCCCGTTCCTTCGCTAGAATTACTTGCTCGCAGTAGTTGCGGATGGCGGCTAACTCCTGTTGGCCCCTCGTCATGGCCTCTATGACCGCTTCAGGGGCTAGCCTATCGCCGATGGTGAGGCGTAGTACGCGGCGCAGTTCTTCCCACGCTGAGCAGCGCTCCAGTGTGTGATGTGCCGTGTCTTCCTCCTCTTGGCAGTGGTGACAGACGGACGTCACCtccctttgaattttttagcaGGTACTCCCCGAACACGCTGTGACCGGTGAGTACTTGCGTCGTCTTGAATGTGAGTGGGACTCTTCCGCGGTCCCTCTAGGCCTCCCAGTTGGGGAGGATGGCGCGAACGGCTCGGTGCGGCCGCGTGGTGTCTTCCTCCAGCAATTGGGAGCGCCACCTTTCCCATATCCTTCGATTTGCCTCCCTCCGGACTTCTTGGACCGGCCGGTCACAGTTGGTGGGCTGCGTTCCCCCGTCACTCGTGCCCAGATCCCTCAGGTGGTCGTACACCTGTTGGAATGCGAGGGCTTGCAGTTCGAACGGAGGTGACGCAGCTAGCACTGATGCCGACGCATGGGATATCGTTCTATATCCCCTCGCTATGCGGATAGCGGTCGTCCTGTGTAGTCTCCGCAGCAAGGTCAGGCTGCGGCGGTTGGCCATTAGATCTCCGGCCCATATGGGAGCCTCGTAGAGGACCCGCGATCGGATCACTCCCTCATATAGGCGGCGCACTCCGGTTCTCGCTTCTCCGATGTTCGGCAGTAAACCGTACAGGACGTTGGCTGCTGCCGTCACTTTCGGGACCAGCAGATTGAAATGTGGACCGAACGTCCATCCGCTGTCAATGGTGAGATCCAGATACCTCATCTGGGATCTCACCGGTACTTCCTCTCCGTCAATGTCCACGCAGAGTTCAGGGGGGGGGGACTCCTCTAGTGCGATGGTCGAAGAACCCCAGTGCCTCTGACTTGGTCGGCGACACGTTCAGGCCTAGTCTCCGAATGGCGCGCACTGTGCACGCCACGGCCGTCTCCGCGAGCCTCTGTGTCTCGTACCACCCGCGATCCCCGGCCAAGACCAAGGTGTCGTCTCCATAGCACACCATGTCCGTGCCCGCAAGGCGCTAACCACAGCGCTGTCGCCGTCCGATACTAGTTGGTGTCTTTCGGTGGtattttgctgtcgagtgccgccacagaTATATCTCCACtgcattttttacatattatcttattatcaaCTGTACATTTgccgtataaatatttcccgcatcttaaacaaattttcgtaattttgtaacctttccaactttttacattttttttaatttgcgtttattttacaatcaattctcgttacagaaattttttacttgacaagttttttgtaataatgaaTTTCAACTTGTTGATGGTTTTATTGCATGGTTTTTTTCCTgcgattctttatataaaagtaatgtaTGCACcagatttataacaattttgtgAATTCTTTGTAAATTGGCCCCATACTGTTGATACCATTGCAAATTTATTGGTTCGTAAACATTGGCTTCTTTCCCTCTTCTTATCAAATCGTATAAACCTCATAATTTCAGCAAAGTCATTATTATTCATTCAGTCattattactaatatatatatagatatttggCATTTGCGCTCGGATTCTCGACATCTGACCCTGGATTCACTCCATTTAACCACAGATTCTCGtcatttatcaaagaattcttGCCATTCTTCAAGGAATGctcgttatttatacaaaaatgcgtttgatttattaatgaattctCGCCATATAAATACGAATTCCCGAGATTTGTCCCTCACATAAGATAAAATGCCGTCTTTACTTGTTCTTCCATTATATGCCGTTTAGCATATCCctcaaaatattatgaactgaTGTCCTACCTGGTTTGGGACTtgcatctatttctttctaaactgtttcctcGGGCCCAGTCTTACTCTCTGCTGTCAACGatcatttctttcctttttcccttacgtaaacgcttatttataatattcaactcTGATTCGGTTGAAATTTCTTGTTCATCGCACACTGAACTATCTTCTTCTATATCCGttattgtctttttataatatttttttgaaaagtcTTGGCATTTCtagagtaaatatttattacagaataGTACCATGTacggaatacaaaattattgtcaaATTTGACTTTATTTTTCCTGTTATAACAACATTACACAAAACACTCTGCGTGAGATGCTTTCTGTCTGAGTTTTAGAGATAATAAGTTTAGATGGCGTCCAATTGACTAACAAACTGAGATGTATTCTAGTCGAATGGACAATAGCAAGTAAGAATATAGTCTGTGTTGACGATATTTATAGGAAAACATTGATGAGTATTGTCCGTTCTCCACCAACGGTTACTCGAGTGTGGAGTTGGGAAAGCTTTTTCCGTGTTATATCGAAATGAGCAATAACCCTAAGAAACTCCTCCACTGTTAAACTGTTTGTAAAAATGGACTgtaaaaaatgctaaattttGTAGCGGCTCCTTAGGATTTTTATCAGTCTGAGTTGATAGGTCTTGATAGCTGGTGGCTATCTTGATCGAGGGATGGATTATGTTTTAGGACAAGATTACGGCTATACCAGCtgctattatttgttattactgaTTTTGTTTGACATTTGACCTTGAGATAGCCTTTTCTTTATActgattgcatttattttaagaataactaaaatattttgtcggcGGTCAAAATAACCGCTCACGGTAGGCAAGGCAGAGTACAAATGtttctcataaaataaaagagcaaactaaatgtaaattccgaaagatatattgtatgcatgttttaagaaaagacagaaattatggagcgatatgataaattttaaatatggttaaatttatgtaaaaatttgagaGCGTTCAATTGGACCTCTGCTAAATACTTGATGGATATCTTGGCCGTAGAATGGATTAGAATATATGGTAGGATCACGagacgtaatatttttattactatatacgtaACCAAGTATATTTCCAagtatatataagtaaaacttgttttagatatgtatattatatatacacaaaactctgtacattattaaaaacgaaacgttttctttcttaataaaaatcgtattacTTTACATCGATTCTTGTTAGAGCTTcaaaaacgtaataatttcaaaacgattgaaataaattatataattcgatcTTTCATAGTAAATAGACTGGAGGtaaggataaataaaactaagtaTTACACACTTAagcacaatttattattaaataatatcaaatacatacttatacaaagattaattgaaaagaGAGGTACTTTTCGTACGCGACTATACTCTATGTGCTTATGTTCTTTCCCAGTGCACGTCATCATACATTAAAAACTATAAACGCTTAGTGAATCATTTTCGATTGCACCTGCGCCTTCTACCTCTAAATTTGGACACAAACTCTCTCCATTCGAACACCGCGGATATTCGGCATTTGCCCTCGGATTCTGCACATTTCACCCTGCATTCAGGCCATTTAACAACAGATTCTCGCcgtttataaaagaattcgcgCCATTTCTCAtggaattttcgttatttatacaagaattctcgtgatttattatttaattctccCTATTGAGATACGAATTCTCGATATGTGTCCATGAATTAGCGAAACTTGAACATAAATTCTCCTCTTGTGGCCGCTGATTATATTCGCCATTCAAGCATTAATACTCGTCGTATGAAAACCCACAGTCGTCATCCGAGCATGTATACTTCCTACTGGAATGCGTATGCTCGCTATTCGAATACGTATTCCCGCCATTCAGACAAGAATTCTCGCCGTTCATCGCGTCACTTGACCATGATTTTAAGTCCCTTAACGATGGAGTTACTCCCCTCGTCCAGACATTCACACCAGTTGACCACCCTCTCACTTCAGTTGTCCGCGAATTTTCGTGTCTTCTCAACGAATTCCCGACGTACGGTGGAATCCATTGAGCGACTTCCCCGCTGGTTTCGTAGTGTTTTGGTTCGCTTAGTACGGTGTTCCGCCGTTTTATTCCCCTTTGT comes from Bombus fervidus isolate BK054 chromosome 18, iyBomFerv1, whole genome shotgun sequence and encodes:
- the LOC139996705 gene encoding uncharacterized protein, which gives rise to MRYLDLTIDSGWTFGPHFNLLVPKVTAAANVLYGLLPNIGEARTGVRRLYEGVIRSRVLYEAPIWAGDLMANRRSLTLLRRLHRTTAIRIARGYRTISHASASVLAASPPFELQALAFQQVYDHLRDLGTSDGGTQPTNCDRPVQEVRREVRLEKDVLESIECAKAKFGGVNVLINSAGVVGYENIYDFKNKKPRSTDLEEQTKFTSTNQSL